The proteins below are encoded in one region of Mycobacterium pseudokansasii:
- a CDS encoding ABC transporter substrate-binding protein: MVAGTAATVAVAATLTACSGSAAGQIDYVVDGALPTYNTNTVIGAGSAGAQAFARVLTGFGYHGPDGQVVADHDFGTISVVGGSPLVLDYQIADNAVYSDGKPVTCDDLVLSWAAQSGRFPGFDAATQAGYIDIANIECTPGQKKARVSFIPDRGVVDYAQLFGATSLMPSHVIAEQLNVDVTAALLTNKVPVVEQIARLWNTTWDLKRGLKPDEISKHFPSSGPYKIESVLDGGAVVLVTNDRWWGAKAITKRVTVWPQGADIQDRVNSRNVDVVDVAAGSSGALATPDNYQRIDSPSDGIEQLIFAPRGPLADVRARRAVALCTPREAIARDAGVAIANSRLSPATEDAVAEADGAAEASQFIKGDPAAARDALGGLPLSVRIGYRGPNARLAAVVGAIAKSCAPAGIAVADVTLDTSGPQALRDGKIDVLLASTGGATGSGSTGSSAMDAYDLHSGNGNNLSGYANPQIDNIIGALAVSADPAERVRLLAEAAPVLWNEIPTLPLCRQQRTLLMSKKMYAVSRNPTRWGAGWNMDRWALMQ, encoded by the coding sequence ATGGTAGCCGGCACCGCTGCGACGGTGGCGGTGGCCGCCACACTGACCGCCTGTTCGGGGAGTGCCGCCGGTCAGATCGATTACGTCGTCGACGGGGCGCTGCCGACTTACAACACCAACACCGTCATCGGCGCCGGCTCGGCCGGGGCGCAGGCGTTTGCCCGGGTGCTCACCGGCTTCGGCTATCACGGGCCCGACGGTCAGGTGGTCGCCGACCACGACTTCGGCACCATCTCGGTGGTGGGCGGCTCGCCGCTGGTGCTCGACTATCAGATCGCCGACAACGCCGTCTATTCCGACGGTAAGCCGGTGACCTGCGACGACCTGGTACTGAGCTGGGCCGCCCAATCCGGGCGCTTTCCCGGCTTCGACGCTGCCACGCAGGCCGGCTATATCGACATCGCCAATATCGAGTGCACGCCGGGACAAAAGAAGGCCCGGGTGTCGTTCATCCCGGATCGCGGGGTCGTCGACTACGCCCAGCTGTTCGGCGCGACATCGCTGATGCCGTCGCACGTGATCGCCGAGCAGCTCAACGTCGATGTCACCGCGGCGCTGCTCACCAACAAGGTGCCGGTGGTGGAACAGATTGCGCGACTGTGGAATACGACGTGGGACCTCAAGCGTGGCCTCAAACCCGACGAGATTTCGAAGCACTTCCCGTCATCAGGCCCGTACAAGATCGAATCCGTCCTCGATGGTGGCGCGGTGGTGCTTGTCACCAATGACCGTTGGTGGGGCGCCAAGGCGATCACCAAGCGGGTCACCGTCTGGCCGCAGGGAGCCGATATCCAGGATCGGGTCAACAGCCGCAACGTCGACGTGGTGGACGTGGCGGCCGGATCGTCAGGGGCACTGGCCACTCCGGACAACTATCAGCGCATCGATTCGCCGTCCGACGGGATAGAACAGCTGATCTTCGCGCCGCGGGGGCCGCTGGCCGACGTCCGCGCGCGCCGCGCCGTCGCCCTGTGTACGCCGCGCGAGGCGATCGCCCGGGATGCCGGGGTTGCGATCGCCAACTCGCGTCTGTCCCCGGCCACCGAGGATGCCGTCGCCGAGGCCGACGGCGCGGCCGAGGCTAGTCAGTTCATCAAGGGTGATCCCGCCGCCGCCCGCGACGCGCTGGGGGGCTTGCCACTGTCGGTGCGGATCGGTTACCGCGGGCCTAATGCGCGGTTGGCGGCCGTCGTCGGGGCGATCGCCAAGTCCTGCGCGCCGGCCGGGATCGCCGTTGCTGATGTGACGTTGGACACGTCGGGTCCACAGGCCCTGCGGGACGGGAAAATCGATGTGCTGCTGGCCAGCACGGGTGGGGCAACCGGCAGCGGGTCCACCGGATCGTCGGCGATGGACGCCTATGACCTGCACAGCGGCAACGGAAACAACCTGTCGGGCTACGCCAATCCCCAGATCGACAACATCATCGGGGCGCTGGCGGTTTCCGCCGACCCCGCCGAGCGTGTCAGGTTGCTCGCCGAGGCGGCACCGGTACTCTGGAATGAGATTCCAACGTTGCCGTTGTGCAGGCAGCAGCGCACGTTGTTGATGTCGAAAAAGATGTATGCCGTGAGCAGAAATCCGACCCGCTGGGGTGCGGGCTGGAATATGGACCGATGGGCGTTGATGCAGTGA
- the secF gene encoding protein translocase subunit SecF — MTSKTKTKTKTETDTGDAAQGAVELSGSDPGRATGGVQHSFLSRLYTGTGAFEVVGRRKLWYGVSGAIVAIAILSIIVRGFTFGIDFKGGTTVSFPRGDVKVTEVEEVFHKTLGSDPESVVTVGKGASATVQIRSKTLSNAQTEKLRDALFDAFHPQGADGKPSKKAISDAAVSETWGDQITKKAVIALVVFLVLVAIYITVRYERYMTISAIAAMVFDLTVTAGVYALVGFEVTPATVIGLLTILGFSIYDTVIVFDKVEENTNGFQHTTRRTFAEQANLAVNQTFMRSINTSLISVLPVVALMVVAVWLLGVGTLKDLALVQLIGIVVGTYSSIFFATPLLVTLRERTDLVRTHTRRVLKRRGAASPAAAEQGEDAAAELTESTAAEASPQTSDHPQKADSKPAASTKPAPGARPVRPTATKQRPTGKRNAGRR, encoded by the coding sequence ATGACGTCCAAGACCAAGACCAAGACCAAAACCGAAACCGACACCGGCGACGCGGCCCAAGGTGCGGTAGAGCTCAGCGGCTCCGACCCCGGCCGGGCCACCGGCGGGGTGCAGCACAGCTTTTTGTCCCGGCTCTACACCGGCACGGGTGCGTTCGAGGTGGTGGGACGCCGCAAGCTCTGGTATGGCGTCAGCGGTGCGATTGTCGCGATCGCGATCCTGAGCATCATCGTGCGCGGGTTCACTTTCGGGATCGATTTCAAGGGCGGCACGACGGTGTCGTTCCCCCGCGGCGACGTGAAAGTGACCGAGGTCGAAGAGGTGTTCCACAAGACCTTGGGCAGCGATCCCGAATCGGTGGTGACCGTCGGCAAGGGAGCCTCGGCGACGGTACAGATCCGCTCCAAGACATTGTCCAACGCCCAGACGGAAAAGCTGCGCGACGCCCTGTTCGACGCCTTCCACCCCCAAGGCGCCGACGGCAAACCCAGCAAGAAGGCCATCAGCGATGCGGCGGTATCGGAGACCTGGGGCGACCAGATCACCAAGAAGGCGGTGATTGCGCTGGTGGTGTTCCTGGTGCTGGTCGCCATCTACATCACCGTGCGCTACGAGCGGTACATGACCATCTCCGCCATTGCGGCCATGGTCTTCGACCTGACCGTCACCGCCGGCGTCTATGCGCTGGTGGGCTTCGAAGTCACCCCGGCGACCGTCATCGGGCTGCTGACGATTCTCGGGTTCTCGATCTATGACACCGTCATCGTGTTCGACAAGGTCGAAGAAAACACCAACGGCTTCCAGCACACCACCCGGCGCACCTTCGCCGAGCAGGCCAACCTGGCGGTCAACCAGACCTTCATGCGCTCGATCAACACCAGCCTGATCTCGGTGTTGCCGGTGGTGGCGCTCATGGTGGTGGCGGTGTGGCTGCTCGGTGTAGGCACGCTGAAGGACCTGGCACTGGTACAGCTGATCGGCATCGTCGTCGGGACCTACTCGTCGATCTTCTTCGCAACGCCGCTGCTGGTCACCTTGCGGGAACGCACCGACCTGGTACGCACCCATACGCGCCGGGTGCTCAAACGCCGCGGTGCCGCCTCGCCGGCGGCTGCCGAGCAAGGCGAGGACGCCGCCGCAGAACTGACGGAATCCACCGCTGCCGAGGCGTCGCCACAGACATCCGACCATCCACAGAAGGCGGACAGCAAGCCGGCGGCATCGACCAAGCCGGCACCGGGCGCCCGGCCGGTGCGGCCCACCGCCACCAAGCAACGTCCGACCGGCAAGCGAAACGCCGGTCGGCGGTAG
- a CDS encoding adenine phosphoribosyltransferase — protein sequence MTVRGSAPVADVIASLTRDVADFPTPGIQFKDLTALFADREAMAAVIDALADVASGADLVAGIESRGSLVAAALAARLGTGVLSIRKSGKLPPPVLTEEYDREYGAASMEIPADSLELRARNVVIIDDVLATGGTLSAATRLLGRTGANVTGVAVVVELTALGGRAAIAPLPVHSLSQA from the coding sequence ATGACTGTCAGGGGGAGCGCCCCCGTCGCCGACGTGATTGCGTCGCTGACCCGCGATGTCGCGGATTTCCCGACGCCCGGAATCCAGTTCAAAGACCTCACCGCGCTGTTCGCGGACCGCGAGGCGATGGCCGCGGTGATCGACGCGCTGGCTGACGTGGCCTCCGGTGCGGATTTGGTCGCCGGCATCGAATCGCGTGGTTCTTTGGTCGCGGCGGCCCTCGCCGCGCGGCTGGGTACCGGCGTGCTGTCGATCCGCAAGAGCGGCAAGCTGCCGCCGCCGGTGCTGACCGAGGAGTACGACCGGGAATACGGCGCGGCCAGCATGGAGATTCCCGCCGACAGCCTGGAGTTGCGTGCCCGCAACGTCGTGATCATCGACGACGTGCTGGCCACGGGCGGAACCCTCAGCGCGGCAACGCGATTGCTGGGACGCACCGGCGCGAACGTGACCGGGGTGGCCGTGGTCGTCGAACTCACGGCGCTGGGAGGGCGTGCGGCGATCGCGCCGTTGCCGGTGCACAGCTTGAGCCAGGCCTAG